The following coding sequences lie in one Haematobia irritans isolate KBUSLIRL chromosome 3, ASM5000362v1, whole genome shotgun sequence genomic window:
- the LOC142228140 gene encoding alpha-tocopherol transfer protein isoform X2 → MSADMEKKVDELQQWLKTQPQLPPKIDKGLLRRFLAAMDGDLEDAKKLMLRNFKLRNKHDNIFLKRDPMDSASQEILKVGDYLVLPETTPENYRVILLRLQDVNPEKFKFTDAVKVLFMIMDCRFAITDEIEDGEIVVFDMTGYTLKHLARTSLSSLRVFMKFAQEAHTGRVKQIHVINAASYLDKVLSVVKPFMSRELMQVLHTHLPNSDTPYKFIPRDLLPDEYGGKVGKMSDIRQHWMTKLKEMREYLMDDSRWKMNNADIVDNLQNLEID, encoded by the exons ATAAAGGGTTGCTTAGACGATTTTTAGCAGCCATGGATGGTGATTTGGaagatgcaaaaaaattaatgttacgaaattttaaattaaggaaCAAACATGACAACATATTTCTGAAAAGGGATCCCATGGATAGTGCTTCACAGGAAATACTGAAAGTAGG aGATTATCTTGTACTGCCAGAAACAACACCCGAAAATTACAGAGTAATATTATTACGATTGCAAGATGTCAACCCAGAAaag TTTAAATTCACAGATGCCGTTAAGGTATTATTCATGATAATGGACTGCCGTTTCGCCATTACAGATGAAATTGAGGATGGCGAGATTGTCGTTTTCGATATGACTGGCTATACACTCAAACATTTGGCTCGAACATCGTTAAGTTCTCTTcgagtttttatgaaatttgctcaggAAGCTCATACGGGTCGTGTAAAGCAAATACATGTTATAAATGCTGCTTCCTATTTGGATAAAGTTTTGAGTGTGGTAAAGCCTTTTATGAGTCGAGAACTTATGCAAGTG TTACATACCCATTTACCCAATTCCGATACACCTTATAAATTTATCCCACGTGACTTATTACCAGATGAATATGGTGGAAAGGTTGGCAAAATGTCCGATATTAGACAACACTGGATGACTAAGTTGAAAGAAATGAG GGAATATCTCATGGATGATTCGCGATGGAAAATGAACAATGCTGATATTGTGGATAatcttcaaaatttagaaattgacTAA